In Mustela lutreola isolate mMusLut2 chromosome 1, mMusLut2.pri, whole genome shotgun sequence, one genomic interval encodes:
- the LOC131837690 gene encoding dynein heavy chain domain-containing protein 1-like produces MHLLPTPPEPQSCGLSVGSQAWLLRRQSRTLLSALQQTLPTWVPASRGSSRRTEKQLRQRLVQAKRRLESLRALLRETAGQEESDAEWVVLRLSSQRPLQAFLQTEVLELSQLVGAVLQDLDCLLQQLQGAPPCASPRCVAVAQALWTGRLPPPWRRHAPAGPQPPWHWLRQLSRRGQLLVRYLGVNTNVPERIFHLSAFCHPRRLLLSLHWEATFATAALNPSVPSSNLPAFQGSAPVGSPIIRSLKQQPLTLPTVSHEPFTYLPLNPSFPPPFTLRPSIP; encoded by the coding sequence ATGCACCTCTTGCCCACACCGCCGGAACCCCAGAGCTGCGGACTGAGTGTTGGCTCCCAGGCCTGGCTGTTACGACGCCAGAGTCGCACACTCTTAAGCGCGCTGCAGCAAACTTTACCCACTTGGGTTCCTGCGTCTCGTGGGAGCTCCCGACGCACTGAAAAGCAGCTGCGGCAGCGCCTAGTGCAGGCCAAGCGGAGGCTGGAGTCGCTGCGGGCTCTGCTGAGGGAGACCGCAGGCCAGGAAGAGTCTGACGCCGAGTGGGTGGTGCTCAGACTGAGCTCACAGCGGCCTCTGCAGGCCTTCCTCCAGACAGAGGTGCTGGAGCTGAGCCAGCTGGTGGGAGCAGTGCTCCAGGACCTGGATTGCCTGTTGCAGCAGCTGCAGGGTGCGCCCCCGTGTGCTTCCCCGCGCTGTGTCGCGGTGGCTCAAGCTCTCTGGACTGGCCGCCTACCTCCGCCTTGGCGTCGCCATGCGCCTGCCGGCCCACAGCCACCCTGGCACTGGCTGCGACAGCTGTCACGCCGTGGGCAGCTGTTGGTTCGCTACCTAGGCGTGAACACCAACGTACCAGAGCGCATCTTTCACCTATCAGCCTTTTGCCACCCACGCCGCCTGCTGCTGTCACTGCATTGGGAGGCTACCTTTGCTACGGCCGCCCTGAACCCGTCTGTGCCTAGCTCAAATTTACCTGCCTTCCAAGGCTCCGCTCCAGTGGGCTCCCCCATAATCAGGAGCCTGAAACAGCAACCCTTAACCCTGCCAACCGTATCTCATGAACCATTCACGTATCTGCCCCTCAATCCCAGCTTCCCCCCTCCATTTACACTTCGCCCCTCAATTCCCTGA